In one Pseudomonas purpurea genomic region, the following are encoded:
- a CDS encoding AraC family transcriptional regulator, whose amino-acid sequence MIEPTSLASWTRALRKQLDALGFDSGTLCQQAGLDPQLMDDPNARYPLSATTRLWELAVQVSGDPAIGLRVSRFVSPTTFHALGYALVASGSLREVFERIVRYHQVVSDALELALIRGEDRYCFILKVPEGSPTPAPEAIDAFAAIYVRTCRNRLGRDYAPLAVYLRRPEPADPKQWHTVFRAPIHFGADEDRLEFALADFDSHLDDANPELAEHNETVLNRTLAQLKPLTWERKVRGAIEAQLPEGEPGAERIAQALHLSLRSLQRHLADEGCRFDTLLNECRENLALLHLRDPQCSLSEISYLLGFADTSSFSRAFKRWTGMTPGQFRDGMR is encoded by the coding sequence ATGATTGAACCCACCTCCCTCGCCAGCTGGACCCGCGCCTTGCGCAAACAACTCGACGCCCTGGGTTTCGACAGCGGCACATTGTGCCAACAGGCCGGGCTCGACCCGCAGTTGATGGACGACCCCAACGCCCGCTACCCGCTGTCCGCCACCACTCGTTTGTGGGAACTGGCGGTGCAGGTCAGCGGCGATCCGGCCATCGGCTTGCGGGTGTCGCGCTTCGTCAGCCCGACCACGTTTCACGCATTGGGTTACGCGCTGGTGGCCAGCGGCAGCCTGCGCGAAGTGTTCGAGCGCATCGTGCGGTATCACCAGGTGGTCAGCGACGCGCTGGAGCTGGCGCTGATTCGCGGCGAAGATCGCTACTGCTTCATCCTGAAAGTCCCCGAAGGCAGCCCGACGCCAGCGCCCGAAGCCATTGACGCGTTTGCGGCGATTTATGTGCGCACCTGTCGCAACCGCCTCGGCCGCGATTACGCGCCACTGGCGGTGTACCTGCGCCGCCCTGAACCGGCAGACCCGAAACAGTGGCACACGGTGTTTCGCGCACCGATCCACTTCGGCGCCGACGAGGACCGGCTGGAGTTTGCCCTCGCCGATTTCGACAGCCACCTGGACGACGCCAACCCGGAACTGGCCGAGCACAACGAAACGGTGCTCAACCGCACCCTCGCGCAGCTCAAACCGCTGACGTGGGAACGCAAGGTACGCGGCGCCATCGAAGCGCAATTGCCGGAAGGCGAACCCGGCGCCGAGCGCATCGCCCAGGCTTTGCACCTGAGCCTGCGCAGCCTGCAGCGGCATCTGGCCGACGAAGGTTGCCGCTTCGACACGTTGCTCAACGAGTGCCGCGAAAACCTCGCGCTGCTGCACCTGCGCGATCCGCAGTGCTCGTTGAGCGAGATCAGTTATTTACTGGGATTTGCCGACACCAGCAGCTTCAGCCGCGCATTCAAGCGCTGGACCGGGATGACGCCGGGGCAGTTTCGGGATGGGATGCGGTAA
- a CDS encoding ABC transporter permease subunit: MARVSLLSLPLAAPSLNARRLWPSLNQRLLPWLLPISLFTLWWLASRYHWMSEQILPAPSLVWSSAVELSGGELWSHLAISLQRLFWGLLTGIGAGAVFGAALGFSQRFERLVFPTFAALAQVPTLAWVPLFMVFFGIGEVLKLVVLIKAIVVPVTLHTLVGVRDAQPKLREAAAVLRLPPRLLIRRLILPAALPAFMAGVRLALAAGWTSLLAVELLASSEGIGYLMVWARQLFMLDIVFVCIVVIGVLGVAMDRGIGLLDRQLVHWPHPATAEIRRGPRYQGWQRLQSWLLPLALLTLWQVAVDQQWVDANILVSPWAVLQTTGHGLLDGTLLGGMALSLGRTLGGLALGGGLGFGLGLLLGLSSVSERLLGPTLAAIRQIAIFAWVPLLTAWFGLGELAKWVFVALAAFFPLFIATQRSVANLSPQLNEAAQVLRLSLGQRLRRLILPGAAPGIFAGLRLGLIYAWLGTIGAEYFMPSNGGIGSQMIGAQQLLRMDLIMAGMLLVGLTGALLNLIGQHIETRATRWRHV, translated from the coding sequence ATGGCCCGTGTTTCCCTGCTGAGCCTGCCGCTGGCCGCACCCTCGTTAAACGCCCGGCGCTTGTGGCCAAGCCTGAACCAACGCCTGCTGCCGTGGCTGCTGCCGATCAGTCTGTTCACGCTGTGGTGGCTGGCCAGCCGTTATCACTGGATGAGCGAGCAGATCCTGCCCGCACCGTCGCTGGTCTGGAGCAGCGCGGTCGAGCTGTCCGGTGGCGAACTGTGGAGCCACTTGGCGATCAGCCTTCAGCGGTTGTTCTGGGGCTTGCTCACGGGGATCGGCGCAGGTGCTGTGTTCGGTGCCGCACTGGGTTTCAGCCAGCGTTTTGAACGCCTGGTGTTCCCGACCTTCGCCGCGCTGGCGCAAGTCCCGACGCTGGCGTGGGTTCCACTGTTCATGGTGTTTTTCGGCATCGGCGAAGTGTTGAAACTGGTGGTGCTGATCAAAGCCATCGTAGTGCCGGTGACCCTGCACACACTGGTCGGCGTGCGCGATGCCCAACCGAAACTGCGCGAAGCCGCAGCCGTATTGCGCTTACCGCCCAGGCTGCTGATTCGACGGCTGATACTGCCCGCCGCACTGCCGGCGTTCATGGCCGGTGTACGGCTGGCGCTGGCGGCCGGGTGGACGTCATTGCTGGCGGTTGAATTGCTGGCATCCAGCGAAGGCATTGGCTACCTGATGGTCTGGGCGCGGCAGTTGTTCATGCTCGACATTGTTTTCGTCTGCATCGTGGTGATCGGCGTGTTGGGCGTGGCGATGGACCGTGGCATCGGCCTGCTGGATCGCCAACTGGTGCACTGGCCGCACCCGGCCACCGCTGAAATCCGTCGCGGCCCGCGCTATCAAGGCTGGCAGCGCCTGCAATCGTGGCTGCTGCCACTGGCCCTGCTGACGCTGTGGCAAGTTGCGGTGGATCAGCAGTGGGTCGATGCGAACATTCTGGTCAGCCCCTGGGCGGTGCTCCAGACCACCGGCCACGGGTTGCTCGATGGCACGCTGCTCGGCGGCATGGCGCTGAGCCTGGGCCGCACCCTCGGCGGGCTGGCGCTGGGTGGTGGTCTCGGGTTCGGGCTGGGGCTGTTGCTGGGGTTGTCATCGGTCAGCGAACGCCTGCTCGGCCCGACCCTCGCGGCCATCCGCCAGATCGCGATTTTCGCCTGGGTGCCGCTGCTCACGGCGTGGTTCGGTCTGGGGGAACTGGCCAAGTGGGTGTTCGTTGCCCTCGCGGCGTTCTTCCCGCTGTTCATTGCTACCCAGCGCAGCGTCGCCAACCTCTCACCGCAGCTCAACGAAGCCGCGCAAGTCCTGCGCTTGAGCCTCGGCCAACGCCTGCGCCGGTTGATCCTGCCGGGCGCCGCGCCGGGGATATTCGCCGGGTTGCGCCTGGGCCTGATCTACGCCTGGCTCGGCACCATCGGCGCCGAATATTTCATGCCGTCCAACGGCGGCATCGGCAGCCAGATGATCGGCGCCCAGCAACTGCTGCGCATGGACCTGATCATGGCCGGCATGTTGCTGGTGGGCCTGACCGGCGCCCTGCTCAACCTGATTGGCCAACACATTGAAACCCGCGCCACGCGCTGGAGGCACGTATGA
- a CDS encoding fatty acid desaturase: MHGTSASPERLNAAQRSAHIREVVLARGVELRERYPLLKHQDALGAGILAFALAGMLGSAALYMTGHMAWWVCLLLNAFFASLTHELEHDLIHSMYFRKQRVPHNLMMGLVWLARPSTINPWIRRHLHLNHHKVSGSETDMEERAITNGEPWGIARLLMVGDNVMSAFIRLLRAKTRAHKFSIVKRTLKVYAPLALMHWGAWYLFLGFHAANGIAYLLGTSVEWSATTLSVMQVIDIAAVVIIGPNVLRTFCLHFISSNMHYYGDIEPGNVIQQTQVLNPWWMWPLQAFCFNFGSSHGIHHFVVKEPFYLRQMTVPVAHKVMREMGVRFNDFGTFARANRFVRKDEVQGGTVEGVRT; this comes from the coding sequence ATGCACGGTACTTCTGCAAGTCCCGAACGACTGAATGCAGCGCAGCGATCAGCACATATTCGTGAAGTGGTGCTGGCGCGCGGTGTCGAGTTGCGTGAGCGCTACCCGCTGCTCAAGCATCAGGATGCGTTGGGCGCGGGCATTCTGGCCTTCGCCCTGGCCGGGATGCTCGGCTCGGCGGCGCTGTACATGACCGGGCACATGGCGTGGTGGGTATGCCTGCTGCTGAATGCATTTTTTGCGTCGCTGACCCATGAGCTGGAACACGACCTGATCCACAGCATGTATTTCCGCAAGCAGCGTGTGCCGCACAACCTGATGATGGGGTTGGTCTGGCTGGCGCGACCGAGCACCATCAATCCGTGGATTCGTCGCCACCTGCACCTCAACCATCACAAGGTGTCCGGCAGCGAAACCGACATGGAAGAACGCGCCATCACCAACGGCGAGCCCTGGGGCATTGCGCGGTTGCTGATGGTGGGCGACAACGTGATGTCGGCGTTCATCCGCCTGCTGCGCGCCAAGACCCGGGCGCACAAATTCAGCATCGTCAAACGCACCCTGAAGGTCTACGCGCCATTGGCGCTGATGCATTGGGGCGCGTGGTACCTGTTCCTGGGTTTTCATGCCGCCAACGGCATCGCGTATTTACTGGGAACGTCGGTGGAGTGGTCAGCAACCACGCTGTCGGTGATGCAGGTGATCGACATTGCGGCGGTGGTGATCATCGGACCGAACGTGCTGCGCACTTTTTGCCTGCACTTCATCAGCTCGAACATGCACTACTACGGCGACATCGAACCGGGCAACGTGATCCAGCAAACCCAAGTGCTCAACCCGTGGTGGATGTGGCCGTTGCAGGCGTTTTGCTTCAACTTCGGCAGCAGCCACGGCATCCATCACTTTGTGGTGAAAGAACCGTTTTACCTGCGCCAGATGACCGTGCCGGTGGCGCACAAAGTGATGCGCGAAATGGGCGTGCGCTTCAACGATTTCGGCACGTTTGCACGGGCGAACCGGTTTGTGCGCAAGGATGAGGTTCAGGGTGGAACCGTGGAAGGTGTGCGCACGTGA
- a CDS encoding ABC transporter ATP-binding protein, with translation MTAPIVSFNHVGKTFDVDGFELEAIHEFNLDIAEGEFVAIVGSSGCGKSTLLRLLVGLDTQFRGRISVDAKAISGIGGERGIVFQEHRLFPWLTVEENIGLGLVNEPLSAAQRQKRIGDFIELVGLTDFTRAYPHQLSGGMAQRVAIARGLVASPRILLLDEPFGALDALTRQQMQDELLAIRSRASITTVLVTHDVEEAIFLADRVVVMEPRPGRIKQVVEIALPHPRQRSSFDFHQLREELLHELTSNDHYQPPIPEQIRDLPLTFIAC, from the coding sequence ATGACCGCACCGATTGTCAGCTTCAACCATGTGGGCAAAACCTTCGACGTCGACGGCTTTGAGCTGGAGGCGATTCACGAATTCAACCTGGACATTGCCGAGGGCGAATTCGTCGCGATTGTCGGCTCCAGCGGCTGCGGAAAATCCACCTTGCTGCGCTTGTTGGTAGGGCTGGACACCCAGTTTCGCGGGCGCATCAGCGTCGACGCAAAAGCCATCTCCGGCATCGGCGGGGAGCGCGGTATCGTGTTCCAGGAACACCGTTTGTTCCCGTGGCTGACGGTCGAAGAAAACATTGGCCTGGGCCTGGTCAACGAACCGCTGAGCGCTGCCCAGCGACAAAAGCGCATTGGCGATTTCATTGAGTTGGTGGGCCTCACCGACTTCACCCGCGCCTACCCGCATCAACTGTCCGGCGGCATGGCGCAGCGAGTCGCCATTGCTCGCGGGTTGGTGGCCAGCCCACGGATTCTGCTACTCGACGAACCCTTCGGCGCCCTCGATGCGTTGACCCGTCAACAGATGCAGGACGAACTGCTGGCGATTCGCAGCCGGGCAAGCATTACTACGGTGCTGGTCACCCATGACGTGGAAGAAGCGATCTTCCTCGCCGACCGCGTGGTGGTGATGGAGCCGCGCCCCGGACGGATCAAACAAGTCGTCGAGATCGCCCTGCCCCATCCGCGCCAGCGCAGCAGTTTCGACTTCCATCAATTGCGCGAAGAGCTGCTGCACGAACTGACCAGCAACGATCACTACCAACCGCCCATTCCCGAGCAGATCCGCGACCTGCCGCTGACGTTCATTGCTTGCTGA
- the cysW gene encoding sulfate ABC transporter permease subunit CysW, translating to MSQSSISAASSANAARRGSATARRVLIALGWLIFALFLLLPLLIVVSQGLKLGLGAFFTAIFEPDALSALKLTVIAVLISVPLNLVFGVSAAWCVSKYSFRGKSMLVTLIDLPFSVSPVIAGLVYVLMFGAQGFFGPWLQDHDIQIVFALPGIVLATIFVTVPFVARELIPLMQEQGTQEEEAARLLGANGWQMFWHVTVPNIKWGLIYGVVLCTARAMGEFGAVSVVSGHIRGVTNTLPLHVEILYNEYNHVAAFAVASLLLILALFILLLKQWSESRINRLRASAAEE from the coding sequence ATGTCCCAATCGTCTATTTCCGCTGCGTCTTCGGCCAACGCGGCTCGCCGTGGCAGCGCCACGGCACGGCGAGTACTGATCGCTCTCGGCTGGTTGATCTTTGCCCTGTTCCTGTTGCTGCCACTGCTGATCGTGGTGTCCCAGGGGCTGAAACTGGGCCTCGGTGCGTTCTTCACCGCGATCTTTGAACCCGACGCCTTGTCGGCCTTGAAACTCACGGTCATCGCCGTGCTGATTTCGGTGCCGCTGAACCTGGTGTTCGGCGTCAGCGCGGCCTGGTGTGTGAGCAAGTATTCGTTCCGTGGCAAGAGCATGCTGGTGACGCTGATCGACTTGCCGTTCTCGGTGTCGCCGGTGATTGCGGGTCTGGTCTACGTGCTGATGTTTGGCGCCCAGGGTTTCTTCGGCCCGTGGTTGCAGGACCACGACATTCAGATCGTCTTCGCCCTGCCGGGCATCGTGCTGGCGACGATTTTCGTCACCGTGCCCTTCGTCGCTCGTGAGCTGATCCCGTTGATGCAGGAGCAGGGCACGCAGGAAGAGGAAGCCGCGCGGCTGCTGGGTGCCAACGGTTGGCAGATGTTCTGGCATGTGACCGTGCCCAACATCAAGTGGGGCCTGATCTACGGCGTGGTGTTGTGTACTGCGCGGGCGATGGGCGAGTTCGGTGCGGTGTCGGTGGTGTCCGGGCACATTCGCGGGGTGACCAACACCTTGCCGCTGCACGTCGAGATCCTCTACAACGAATACAACCACGTCGCCGCGTTTGCCGTTGCGAGCCTGTTGCTGATCCTGGCGCTCTTCATCCTGCTGCTCAAGCAGTGGAGCGAGTCCCGTATTAACCGCCTGCGCGCCAGCGCCGCGGAGGAATAA
- a CDS encoding Crp/Fnr family transcriptional regulator: MDMQAWRSRLMSGQWFSHLPSLLQDSLLAMARVRRLSPGQRLFKRGDSPCGLYAVLEGAVRVGAVNEQGKEALLSVIEPPHWFGEICLFDGQPRTHDAVGVGHSILLHIPQSALLALLDEQPQHWQPLALLMSHKLRLTFINLEQLALLPAPARVAHRLLMIADGYGELEPARRVLQLPQEQLALLLSLSRQTTNQILKDLESQGILNLGYGEIEILDTERLRALATI; encoded by the coding sequence ATGGATATGCAGGCCTGGCGGTCACGCCTGATGAGCGGTCAGTGGTTCAGCCATTTGCCGTCCTTGCTACAGGATAGTCTGCTGGCCATGGCCCGCGTGCGGCGCCTGTCACCGGGCCAGCGGCTGTTCAAGCGCGGCGATTCGCCGTGTGGCCTGTACGCCGTGCTTGAAGGCGCGGTGCGGGTCGGGGCGGTGAACGAGCAGGGCAAGGAGGCGCTGCTGAGCGTGATCGAACCGCCGCACTGGTTCGGTGAAATCTGCCTGTTCGACGGCCAGCCGCGCACCCACGATGCTGTCGGTGTGGGCCACAGCATCCTGCTGCACATTCCGCAATCGGCGTTGCTGGCCCTGCTCGACGAACAACCGCAGCACTGGCAACCACTGGCGCTGCTGATGAGCCACAAACTGCGCCTGACCTTCATCAATCTCGAACAGTTGGCCTTGCTGCCCGCCCCGGCCCGGGTGGCGCACCGCTTGCTGATGATCGCCGACGGCTACGGCGAACTCGAACCGGCGCGGCGCGTTCTGCAACTGCCCCAGGAGCAACTGGCGTTGTTGTTGTCGCTGTCGCGCCAAACCACCAACCAGATCCTCAAGGACCTCGAAAGCCAGGGCATTCTCAACCTCGGTTACGGCGAGATCGAGATCCTCGACACCGAACGGTTACGGGCGTTGGCCACAATCTAA
- a CDS encoding response regulator, translated as MRLLLVEDEPEVAKLLAQGLSEAGYTVDVADNGMAGRRFIEAQAYDLIILDVMLPGLNGWQLLQQIRQLGATPVLFLTTTDGIEDRLRGLELHDDDYLLKPFAVSELVARVRKLLRRDRGR; from the coding sequence ATGCGTTTGCTGTTAGTGGAAGACGAACCCGAGGTCGCGAAGCTTCTGGCCCAGGGGTTGAGCGAGGCCGGTTACACAGTGGATGTGGCGGACAACGGCATGGCCGGTCGACGCTTCATCGAAGCGCAGGCGTACGATCTGATCATCCTCGATGTGATGCTGCCCGGCCTCAACGGCTGGCAGTTGCTGCAACAGATCCGCCAGCTCGGGGCCACGCCGGTGCTGTTTCTGACCACCACCGACGGCATCGAAGACCGGTTGCGCGGGCTGGAACTGCATGACGACGACTACTTGCTCAAGCCGTTTGCGGTGAGTGAATTGGTGGCGCGGGTGCGCAAGTTGTTGCGGCGTGATCGGGGCCGGTAA
- the cysT gene encoding sulfate ABC transporter permease subunit CysT, giving the protein MSRRISPVIPGFGLTLGYTLVYLSLIVLIPLAAMFVHAAQLTWDQFWAIISAPRVLAALKLSFGTALCAAIINGIIGTLLAWVLVRYTFPGRKVIDAMIDLPFALPTAVAGIALTALYAPNGLVGQFAADLGFKIAYTPLGITLALTFVTLPFVVRTVQPVLADIPREIEEAAACLGAKPLQVFRYILLPALLPAWLTGFALAFARGVGEYGSVIFIAGNMPMKTEILPLLIMVKLDQYDYTGATSIGVLMLVVSFVLLLLINLLQRRIETP; this is encoded by the coding sequence ATGTCGCGTCGTATCTCCCCCGTCATACCCGGCTTCGGGCTGACGCTGGGCTACACCTTGGTGTACCTCAGCCTGATTGTGCTCATTCCCCTGGCAGCGATGTTCGTGCATGCCGCCCAACTCACCTGGGACCAGTTCTGGGCCATCATCTCGGCACCCCGTGTGCTGGCGGCGTTGAAGCTCAGTTTCGGCACCGCGCTGTGTGCCGCGATCATCAACGGCATCATCGGCACGCTGCTGGCCTGGGTGCTGGTGCGCTACACCTTCCCGGGGCGCAAAGTCATCGACGCGATGATCGACTTGCCGTTCGCATTGCCGACGGCCGTGGCCGGTATCGCGTTGACCGCGCTGTACGCGCCCAACGGGCTGGTGGGTCAGTTTGCAGCGGACCTGGGTTTCAAGATCGCCTACACCCCCCTGGGCATCACCCTGGCACTGACGTTCGTTACACTTCCATTCGTGGTACGTACCGTACAGCCAGTATTGGCCGATATCCCGCGTGAAATCGAAGAAGCCGCCGCGTGCCTGGGGGCCAAACCGTTGCAGGTTTTCCGCTACATCCTGCTGCCGGCCTTGCTTCCTGCCTGGCTGACCGGCTTCGCCCTGGCGTTTGCCCGTGGCGTCGGTGAGTACGGTTCGGTGATTTTCATCGCCGGTAACATGCCGATGAAAACCGAAATCCTGCCGCTGCTGATTATGGTCAAGCTCGACCAGTACGATTACACCGGTGCTACTTCCATTGGCGTGTTGATGCTGGTGGTTTCCTTCGTCCTGTTGCTGCTGATCAACTTGTTGCAGCGGCGCATCGAAACCCCATAA
- a CDS encoding Mpo1-like protein, which translates to MKSLVDHLSQYAAYHRDPRNIASHFIGIPLIVVAVTVLLSRPEWPLAGLWLSPAVLVALASAGFYLRLERRLGGVMTVLLGLSVWLGHVLAQQSTFVWLASGVAMFVMGWAIQFVGHYYEGRKPAFVDDVTGLIVGPLFVVAELAFLLGWRHDLKEQIEARAGGVRLRQKNAAT; encoded by the coding sequence ATGAAAAGCCTCGTTGACCACCTCAGTCAATACGCCGCTTACCACCGTGACCCGCGCAACATCGCCAGCCACTTCATTGGCATTCCGCTGATCGTGGTCGCTGTCACGGTACTGCTGTCACGGCCGGAATGGCCGCTGGCCGGGCTCTGGCTGTCGCCAGCGGTGCTCGTGGCGCTGGCCTCGGCGGGGTTCTATTTGCGCCTGGAAAGGCGCCTTGGCGGGGTAATGACGGTGCTGCTCGGCCTGTCCGTTTGGCTAGGCCATGTACTCGCGCAGCAGAGTACGTTCGTCTGGCTCGCCAGTGGCGTCGCGATGTTTGTGATGGGCTGGGCGATCCAGTTTGTCGGCCATTACTACGAAGGGCGCAAACCGGCGTTTGTCGATGACGTGACGGGGCTGATAGTCGGGCCGTTGTTTGTGGTGGCGGAGTTGGCGTTTTTGCTGGGGTGGCGGCATGACCTCAAGGAACAGATCGAGGCGCGGGCCGGAGGGGTGCGTTTGCGCCAGAAAAACGCAGCAACATAA